In Panicum virgatum strain AP13 chromosome 5K, P.virgatum_v5, whole genome shotgun sequence, the genomic window CGCGGCGCAGTGGCAGGCACCCCCGAACCCccagcgcgccggcggcgaccagaGGCCCAGCATCGAGCAGCTGCATTACCTCAGCGACCTGGAAGACACGCAGCGCCACCTCTGTGGAAACTAACCTTCCTTccacacacagacacactcCAATTAGTAGTTACACACTTTAGCAAGTAGCGTCCGCCTGGAGTCATAGAGATTAGAGAGTCCATCAAGTTAGTCAGTTTTGTACCGTCTGCTTGGTTACCTTGATAAGGAGCAGTTCTTTTGTTACCATTTAGGGAATCGGTCAATTTAGGATTCAGGAGTTTTATGAGCCTGGGAAATTTGCAGCAAGTTTGCACCCTTGTCTGCAGACTATCCTTGCAATCATGAAAATAATTTAATATAATACCTACAAACCATACGATCGCTTTCTTTCTCTATAAGCAATCAAAGACcggataaaaagaaaaaaacatatgATGCCACCACAAACTATATCTGAACATTGACAGTGCCGCAGTGAAGCAGTCGTTTAAATTCTTGCCCTTATAAGAAATGATATTAATCAGTGATATGATCCACATCACATTGCATTCCACAAACTATATCTTGGGAGTGATCACACCGTAATCTGATCCTCAACAAAATCCACTTCATGATCTGACGCTGCTGGCCGCAGTTTGGAGGGTTCAGCATCCTGGATTGACTTTGGACATGAGAAAGACCTTTGATCCAAGTGAACACCCACAGCTTGTCTCTGATCATGGTCAAGCTCATCAGCATGCACATGACTACGCTCTTGGTCTTGTCCATGTCCACTGCTTGACAACAGATCACAAGGATGGGGGCTTTGCACCCGCCTTTGCACTGATCTCAGAAGCGCAGTTCGCCTCAggtctccaccatggcacatgtCATTAGGTGAACACGGGTTCCGGCCTTCATGTTCACTGCCACTGCCACGACGAGCTTGTGAGCAGATCACTGCTACAAGGGAGCAGCTTGGGAGAGGGTACGGATTTTCAGAGGAAAACCAAGTATATGGCCTCTGAAATCGATGAGATGAAATTGGACTGGTTGAGGGGCTGCTTATTGTATCAGTTTGATTCCCATTGGTGTTTACCTGAGTGTCATAGTACCGGTAATCATCTGACTCTTCTGACATAGGTGAGTACTGCGTGCTCATTTCATCCCTGAAAGGATGCAAATACAGGAGTCACTGACACAATGTAATCCACAAAAGTGTAAAGACAGTGGTAGGATATAACAAGACCATTGAAATGAACAGGAATTGGTGTGCAAAGTCTGGATAATTTAATGTTACTAACATGATCTGAGATACATTCCTAGGATATCTTAAACATCACCAGCGTACATATATGGTATTTTACATAGTAATATAGATCCATTTGGTTTTAAGTATTGGTCGAAAGGACAGCATGATCTAAGCACTGCAACTTTACATCATGACTTCTGACTTTTCTCAAAGGATTATTTACAGTTACAGGTGGCAGATGGTTCTTTTTTTCACACTTTGACTTTACATTTTTCTCAGATGAACAAGGGTGTTTCTAGTTTCTAGTGCAATTTAGACCTCTTGATGGTGATACAAGTCACAATGAAATGCTGCCAACCAAGAATTAGCAAAAAGGAATTCTGAGTACCAAAGACTGTACAACAAATGCGCTACACAATCAGACACCAAATAATGCAACAGCACTATGGAAATGTCAGATATGTTGTGCTGTATATTACTCATAGGTGCTTCTCAATTTGAGAATATAAATGCAGCTTGACCTAAGCTATCGTAAGCACTGCAAACTAGGAATAACTATGATGAGGTTAATGTATGCAGAGTTGTTACAAAAATAAACTATAACAGGACTAGGCTTATAAAAATTTTATTGATCCTACAACAAAATTTAGTTGTGAACATTTATGAAAGTACAACAATACAGGTGATAATATGGAAGGATGGTTCCAAAACTTCAGGGAAATGTAATCTAAGAACACATGCGGCAAAGGGGTGGTAACGGGCCATGACCCTAGTGGCTTCTTCAGAGCCCAACAAGGCCCTTAcattatttagttcaaaattgtataagattagagcccggcccttttagggcccagcccttagattttctagttcaaaatcttgggccctttaccacccgcTCCTTTTGTACATACCATTGGTAGTATGATTATCAAGTAAATTTCGATGACTTGACCCAAACACAAGTGACAATTCTCTCCTAAGTTCAGTGCAAGAGCAATCTGGTCCTAGACCTAGAAAAACCTAACTCAACCCAAGTCTGTACCTGAActgatttttcttttcaaaactgCTACAGGAGTGACATGTTAATCTGATGGATAGTACAAATCTGCAGATGGCCAAGCAGGGCTGAGATGACTAAGGTAAAATCTGCCAAGTTTATATTGGCAGCTTATTACCTCAGTTGCATGCTACATTGCTGGTGGGATTTTATGACCCAATTAATGTGGGTCTGAATCACAAATCCACACATAGCAGCTTCGAATCCCACCACCCAAACCAATCCAAGTGAAGTTCGAAACGAATTGAAGGACCATCTTCAATGGCAGGCATATCACTTCTTTCAGATAAAATTTCTTGTGAAATTCAAAGAAATCTATATAACAATTTGGATGACCTGCCACATGTTTTTTTTGCAAGAAAATGGCAGAAGTTCTAATCAGTTACAAAACAGAGAGAGAAGTTCAAAGCAACATCCTTCTGACACCGCGAACTGAGCGATAGCTCAGCTGGTAGCCGCACCCGTCGTGGTCGCtacccacccccccccccccccccgggccgCATTTTAACATCCTTCTGACAACATGCTAGGAGAAAAAGAGAAGCCCAAGCAACAAAATATGACCGGTAGCAGTAAGATGTAAAGCAAACAATGCAACTAGAAGAAACGTAGACAGAAATACATTGACCTGAGCTGAATCATCTTCTTTTGCATATGAAATTAATTATGTTACAGGAGAAGTTAAAGAACCCACCAAAGAAATATAGCATGTTATGTTGCCATCTAGTTATCATAAGAAGCTGTAACTTTCATGCATACCAACTTTTATGGACAGCGTGCGTCAAAGGATGTATGGTGAATGAAGGTATGGATACCTGAAGCAAGAAGCGCTCTCCAGCCTCACTGGGGAAACAATGATATCTTCAGCAACTGAATCTCCAACAGACAACCCATTCATGCTGGATGCCATTGTCTGCAAGAGCCTATTGAACAGTTACCAACTGAAAACTAATAAAACTGAAAGGATGGGAGAAATAGTTGAGGTTTATCACAAGTAAAATACAGGGGTAAGTAAAATATCCTCAGGACATATAAGATGTCTTGCTACCGGAAAACAAAAGAATCATACAAGCAACGGACATATATAGCTCCAGCCTCTGGAATCCAATGCTTACCTTTGTTGTTTGGCAGCTAATGGATGCATCTAAATGCTGCCTCCAGAAATTCGATCTTTGTTTAGTGACACCGCGAGTAGTTTGGGACATACCTTTGTATATAAGTTATCTTATCTAGAAGCATGCCTATTGTAAAAATGGTATATATCTCCATCCTTCTACTCAAGCTAATTAGTATTTTAATACAATTCCAATCAGTGCCACACCTCCAGGATTTCAGGAATATAATTGTGAGATAATCAGTATGAAAGCATCTCATCATTTCCAATCTTTATGATACTGGCACAAAATTATACCAAATGAAATGCGCACGCACAACCAACGCACatgttgtgagaaccgcccaatttgatactattttaaatgaaccgctggtcattatcacccagatgagagttaacacgtgcttgccgtagaacgtgccacgtgttatcccacatctagagacacgaataaccgacacgtcattcattcaaaataatatcaaatccggtagtcccggtatgtgctccaacatacgcccagaatcagcatatgcacataccgtatacaatcgaatacatagccaacaatccacaaagagcagttttatactATCAGAGTTCACAGCTTAATATTACAAATTCaacataggtgggtttcaaacttctcttacaagccttgggctcacgaaagtcatattaaacagaaacatgAAGTTTATTATATTTACATACTCTCACGAAGCTCAGATACGATAAGtacttactaaagtaatgatgccttgctcaatgACATCACTACGACCaccacgacctactcctcccccgcgtttggatcagcggggtagaagtggccgaacaccacttccggctcacctgcaactaggtttagaaagcaccctgagtacaaaaggtactccgcaaggcttacgcgattaaataaacaaggatcatgcaaaggctcaaggaAAAGCTTTAAGTTTAAGTACTTATTGCATAAGCTTAAGCTGCctagactatcacctagcaaactTAATTAATCTTCCAGAACCCCcagaattttagttgattaagagagtaacacaATATATATAACAGATCCTCAACATGACAAGAAACCAAAGTcaacaataccgaaactctctatgaagaattcgacgaaccaagagcttgctcatatccgaaagcgcggcaattcgaattggttataaccttgcaagggtgtactactttacccacacgacgcgaggaccatgcgactcacccaaccgatcacgccgggcaagggggtactcacgtcaaccactcccaacatggctcaaccgttgagggtacgcccagcttgcgcgtggagacttaTTTCCACCGAGAACATCTCTACATTTTTCCTACTCATAGTTCCACTCGGGGACCtgctaagcctccctgcatagcccgatggccacgcatctgggaccgggccccaatgatcaagtcaaagaaggtatttggctcatccgttccattatattggatatgtggtagcacggaaaggtgctcaaggccgatggcatcaactcggtccttaatcgatccaagcggactatgcccatgtgacttcattctctaggccctactattccgctcgaatctcgatactaccaaactcaAACCACTAAaccaaaccagtgcgatcaaggataaccAGTAAGTGTGATCCTCCAGACTATTCCTGTCTAGTGAGCAAAAGAAGTACTCTAAgccgggctaagcatctagtcagattaaATTATTactgactaacaagtgacaagggCATGgttaacaattcaaggaagatAATGCAGGAAATTAGGtataagaatgcaatacatacatactatatataaccccacattacccggtgagataactaGTTAAGTCAGATTTAATAGGAGCAAGgattcatgcttagctgcttgccttggataGCTTCGGACTCGATGTGTACGGAACTCCAGGTTCAGGCTCGGCGGGCTCggcgggttcgttctccgacggctcggtcactataatgcatgaatgcgatgcacgaattaagaaatgaactaaacaacaagcaaaaatcatgaaataatttggGCATGCAGAGGACAATGtaaagaactcatgaaaatgggttttgcagcaaaagcattttcctataaataaccataaatagatcaaatttcagctactctaagcaagataatTCAGAAAAGGGatgcaaactaaactaaacaaatccaagaaaattattaaGTAAACTAGGCAGGaacacaaggctaacaaaactggttttgccattttatcactttccagcaagaagttctatattaaaccacaATTTGTACAGCAAGCATGAAATCAAAATgaaaccctaaccaacagcaagGAATCATGTGAACAAGCTGCACCACTggaaactacacctcacaaggagtctaacaaaatttagtttgacatTTTCCgagcagtacacaaataaccaagcaataaactcacttttgcaagataaaactataaataaatctacaacaaagtaacatgcaaaacaatatttttcctaagtagatctcagctagaggaatctaacaaaacaagtttcacaatttttggaaCTACACATGAATTTCTAGGGATTTTACAAGGTTGCTGCTTAAATGGAACCAAAGAAACCCTAGCGAAATTGCTAGGTCTACCCGAGGGtagccaccccggccaccgacaggtgggcccagggggccgggcggcaccaccaggccgggtcaaggccaaGGGCTGCCTTGACCCCGCGCCTGggcgcgcccacgcgcgcgcgtgcccgacgcggcagcgccggcgaacggcggcgcggcggagcggggctGGAGGGGCTCGGGGCAAGGGCGCATGGCGTGCCCTAGGTGATggcgaagctcaccggcggtgatgcaGGCGAGGAGCGGCAGCAGAGGGGCGGCGCGAGGACGATAAAGCGGCAGCGGgcgaaggcgagcggcggcggccctgcagggAGGCGAATGAGGCCGGGTGAGGGGCGAACTCGGTCACGGGGAGGGAGATGAAGCTCCCCGCGCAAGGAATCGAGGCGACgctcaccggcgacggcgaatcgtggcggcgggcggcgacagGAGCTCGGGTcggcgccggtggtggagggaaagggctagggttagggtttgaggagAACGGGGGTCGGGGCGGGGTCTTGAGGCGAGAGAGGAGGGACGGTTGGGCACGGCGCACGAGGATTGACGGCACGTGGCCCGAGgatggccgccggcgacgacgcgtgcggcgcggcgcggaacagagcaggggaagggaaaagggtggctgacaggtggggcccgacgggattttgattttcttttctcttttttttccggGTTGTGAcaatctccccccccccccttaagaaaatctcgtcccgagatttaggtagacaagcggggaaggataaaactcggactaggttgaggccatattcacctagacaagATAAACATCTAAGAGATTATGCACAAAGGCAGGagcgatgtgacagagagacattcctagggttttcttgatggtgactgtgtaCACATATATAACATTTAGAAAATGaacttcatcaagaaagtgggGTGGGGTAGGGAGAAAACTTACTCATCGGAAAAGAATTCCGGGTATTCTTGACGTAACCGATCCTcacgctcccaagtggcttcatctACGGAATGATTGCTACATTGGACCTTTATAAACTTCACCATATTACGTTTCACCTTTCTTTCATCTCGATCAAGAATGGCGATTGGGTGTTCTTCGTAAGTAAGACCcggttgaagatcaagtgactcAAGGTTGACGGCATCAGCTGGAACACGATGGCACTGCTTCAACTGAGAGATATGAAAGACATTGTGCACTGCAGAGAATGATTGAGGTAGTTCCAATTGATAagccactgctccaactttcttggtGATCCGAAAAGGTCCGACATAGCGTGGCGCTAATTTTCCTCTGACTTGGAAAcggcgagtgcccttaaatggagaaaccttAAGATAGACATAATCACCGATTTTGAGATGGagttctcggcgacgacgatcagcataaGTTTTCTGgcgagattgagcaatgcgaagattctcacgAATAATCCTGACTTGATCCTCGGCATCTTTCACCAAATCTGGACCATAGAAAGGCCTTTCTCCCGATTCGGACCAGTTGATCGGAGTTCGGCAccgtcttccatagagagcttcaaaaggtgacattttgatacttgcttgataactattgttataagaggaCTCTGCAAATGGCAAGGaagtaacccatttcttctcatagATTAGAGCACAAGCTCGAAGCATGTCTTCTAAGACTTGATTGACTCTCTCGGCTTGaccgtcggtttgaggatgataagcagtactGTAGGTGAGGTCAGTTCCCATGGCTTCATGAAGATTTCTCCAGAAGTGAGcgacaaactgaggaccacgatcagaAACAATCTTTttaggaacaccatgaagacaGACAATGCGAGTGAGATATaactccgcatattgcttggcATGATAAGTAGTCTTCACTGGAAGGAAATGAGCAGACTTTGTCAATCGATCCACAATtacccatatagaatcatattcttgagaagacctgggtaatccagtgatgaaatccattccaatttcttctCATTTCCATGATGGGATAGGCAAGGGCTGAAGAGTACCAGCCGGTTTAAGATGCTCGGCTTTAACCCTTTGGCAAACATCGCACTCAGAGACGTACCGagcaatttctcgcttcatgcgagtccaccaaaatttttgcttgagatcttgatacatttttgtactacctgggtgaatggaaaatTGAGAATTGTGGGCTTCACCAAGAATAATTCGCCTGAGGTTATGATCCTTTAGCACCACAATtcgcttcccaaagaatagaacCCCTTGATCATCCGTAGAGAAACACCGAGCTTTGCCCTCATTCATTAACTCCCAaattcgagccatacccttatttttcttttggactcccttaatttgatcataaagatcagatctgactgtaagagtagcaagataaccttctttgaccatagaaattccgagtttccgaagatcatcacagagagtatgcacaggagaagctatggtcaagcagttgcattgagccttTCGGCTTAGTGCATCAGCGACGACATTCGCCTTTCCAGGATGATAATGTACCTCaatatcataatccttgatcagttccagccatcgacgttgcctcatgtttagatcagattgagtgaaaatgtacttgaggctcttgtgatccgtatagatattgcaatgattaccaagcagataatgacgccatatttttagagcatggacaacagccacaagctctaaatcatgagtaggataattttcttcatgtcgcttgagttgacgagaagcataggccaccactcggccttcttgcataagaacacagccaagaccgatgcgagaagcatcgcaataaacatcgaaactcttggaaatatctggctgagaaagaactggagcagtagtgagacgatccttaagggtttgaaaggcttcttcacaggcttgggaccactcaaacttgaccccattcttcagtaactcagtcatgggcttcgcaattttagaaaagttctctatgaaccggcggtaatatcccgcaagtccaagaaaactccggatctcatggacattctgtggttgcttccaatcaagaacatcttgcaccttactaggatctacagcaataccattcttggagaggacatgaccaagaaaagatacctcttcaagccaaaactcacatttgctgaacttggcataaagatgatgctatctaagcttttggaggacgatatgaatatgacgagcatgatcttctttggtcttggaataaataagaatatcatcgataaagatgatcacaaagacatcaagttcctccatgaagatgctattcatcagatacataaaataagccggtgcattggtgaggccgaaggacatgacagtgaattcataaagaccatatctagtagagaaagccgtTTTCGGAATATCCTCGATTCGAAtcttaatttgatgataacccaaccttaaatcaatcttagagaaataacgagctccgaagagttgatcaaacaagatatcaatccgtggaagaggatatttgttcttgatagtgacttcgtttaacggacggtaatcaacacacaaccgtaaactatcatctttcttcttcacaaaaagagccgggcatcccaaggagaggagctcggacgaatgaaacccttgtccaataaagtcttgagttgtttcttcaattctttcaactcattgggaggcattcggtaaggcTGTCTAGAGATGGGAGCTGTTCCGGGCTTAAGCTCTATGACAAATTCAacctcacgatcaggaggcatacccggtaattcttctggaaagacatccggatactcacaaACCACGGGAATATCTTTCAACGCCGTGGCTTTGGTACTCGCCAAGGCATATAAACCAGATTCCATCTTAGCAAGAGAGAGTAGAACTCTATTCCCTAAGGGATGCAAAAGATCAATGGTGCGGGGCCCACATTTGATAACTCCGTCATGCTTACacaaccaattcatcccaagaatcacatctaaaCCCATCTGATCTAGGACAAGAAGATTTGCTTGGAAAATAGCTCCCTCGATGAGAATTGGAACCCTATCCACAAAGTTTCTAGAAATGATCTCTCCACCCGGAGATTCTATATGGTATGGCACTGGTAGGTTTTGCATTTCAAGCTTACTATGCATCACAAATTTCTTGCTGATGAAAGAAAaagttgctccagaatcaaaaagaaccatagcagggtgagatttgattaggagcgtacccatAACAACTTCGGCATTCTCCGGAATTTTTTCagcggtggtgtagttgagacGACCACGCTTAGGAGCCTGTTGTGGCTTGACTTCCTGACGCGATGCTTGAGGCAGAGGAGTATTAGGCCtaggtgcattgaaggcactgccacgcctcggagaggggcaGTCCCTAGAAATGTGGCCTAagccaccacaattgaagcacggCCCCTTTGCGGCAGCACCGGGGTTGTTCCAATAGGCATTGACCGGCataggagcttgtccttgaggaagttgagggtgacgcacaatccacataggacgtggagcttgagcacccggcgcccgaggtggaaaaggagaaggccccagacgtggacgtgaAGAGCtaccgcctgctgaggtaggagCGGGACGCTTGTTCTTTGCCTCGAGATTCTTCATCTTATGTTCAGCTCTGATAGCAATATTCACTagatcattgaaatcttcaaacTTGATAGTTGAGAGCTTGTCTTGCAACTCTGCGGAGAGCCCATCATACATGCGTTCTTGCTTCTTAgcatcggtggccacttcttcaggtgcatattgggagagagtgttgaaggcattgacatatgccatcacatcacgacttccttgagtgagattcagaaattccttcttcttgatatccatgatacccttgggaatatggaaggagcgaaaagctgtgcggaactcctcccatgtgaagcggtaGTTGGCAGGGTGAGATGCTTTGAAATTCCGCCACCAAGCCCCAGGGGCATCATGaagttgatgagcagcaaaaAGAACCTTCTCATGGGGCTCACACTCAATAAGACCAAGCTTCTCTTCAATcacattgagccagaaatccgcatcAAGAGGATCCTTGGAGCCACGGAAGATGGGAGGATTGGTGCGGAAGAAATCCCcgaacctgttcacttgaggctcagcCCTTGGACCATTATCGCCGGCATTGCCCAACTGATTGACTAGGGTCgccatgagttcagtttgtCGAGCCAAGACGTCCGCGAGGTTTGGGTGCACTGGAGGATTAGGGAGGGGATCCTCGTTGTTGCGGTGGttattgccacccgaaccactggcaccatccctttcatttcccgaacgcaacaccatcctgttaacaaacaaaacggttagcggtcaggaatgaaagataGAGAATGATACTCAAAGGTAGGGTGGAAAAacaatgtgtagataaaaatctaacacatgATCAACACCGGAGTAGCAACTCTAAGAGATAGAGCAGATTTGGTCCACTAAGATTAGCAAGAACGAGATCAGCGAAAACTAGACCACGACACACTAGATTAGTTAGATGTAGGTTTGAAAACCAAAAGaaagtatgcatgcatgcaaggtatgaatgcaacatgacgtctcctcacatcgtgagcac contains:
- the LOC120706849 gene encoding uncharacterized protein LOC120706849 isoform X1 → MVGGGSGGQAAMAPAHGGGKRGRGPEDDVYVDNLHSHKRYLTETMASSMNGLSVGDSVAEDIIVSPVRLESASCFRDEMSTQYSPMSEESDDYRYYDTQVNTNGNQTDTISSPSTSPISSHRFQRPYTWFSSENPYPLPSCSLVAVICSQARRGSGSEHEGRNPCSPNDMCHGGDLRRTALLRSVQRRVQSPHPCDLLSSSGHGQDQERSHVHADELDHDQRQAVGVHLDQRSFSCPKSIQDAEPSKLRPAASDHEVDFVEDQITV
- the LOC120706849 gene encoding uncharacterized protein LOC120706849 isoform X3, yielding MCGFVIQTHINWVIKSHQQCSMQLRDEMSTQYSPMSEESDDYRYYDTQVNTNGNQTDTISSPSTSPISSHRFQRPYTWFSSENPYPLPSCSLVAVICSQARRGSGSEHEGRNPCSPNDMCHGGDLRRTALLRSVQRRVQSPHPCDLLSSSGHGQDQERSHVHADELDHDQRQAVGVHLDQRSFSCPKSIQDAEPSKLRPAASDHEVDFVEDQITV
- the LOC120706849 gene encoding uncharacterized protein LOC120706849 isoform X2; the encoded protein is MASSMNGLSVGDSVAEDIIVSPVRLESASCFRDEMSTQYSPMSEESDDYRYYDTQVNTNGNQTDTISSPSTSPISSHRFQRPYTWFSSENPYPLPSCSLVAVICSQARRGSGSEHEGRNPCSPNDMCHGGDLRRTALLRSVQRRVQSPHPCDLLSSSGHGQDQERSHVHADELDHDQRQAVGVHLDQRSFSCPKSIQDAEPSKLRPAASDHEVDFVEDQITV